The proteins below are encoded in one region of Methanosarcina barkeri 3:
- the tnpA gene encoding IS200/IS605 family transposase — MQYKLDRGSHSVYSLHYHFVQCVKYRRKALTNPLVVDFLKTKIHNISETYDVEVLNIECDKDHFHLLFSAKPSLDIPKYINTIKTITSREIRKNFPEVKTMLWEDTFWSRSYFIASTGQVTLDVLKKYVENQGKYASDEEDQDKSD; from the coding sequence ATGCAGTATAAACTAGATCGTGGAAGCCATTCTGTATATTCACTCCATTATCATTTCGTTCAGTGTGTGAAATATAGAAGAAAAGCTCTAACGAATCCTTTAGTTGTCGATTTTCTTAAAACTAAAATTCATAACATAAGTGAAACATACGATGTTGAAGTACTGAATATTGAGTGTGACAAAGATCACTTCCACTTATTATTTTCAGCAAAACCTTCACTTGATATTCCAAAATACATCAACACAATCAAAACTATAACTTCAAGGGAGATTCGTAAAAACTTCCCTGAAGTAAAGACTATGTTATGGGAAGATACGTTCTGGTCAAGATCGTATTTTATCGCATCGACAGGGCAAGTAACCCTAGACGTACTTAAAAAATACGTGGAGAATCAAGGCAAATATGCATCTGACGAAGAAGATCAAGATAAATCCGACTGA
- the guaA gene encoding glutamine-hydrolyzing GMP synthase, protein MVKPEKFIPKAIEKISKEINGGRAIIALSGGVDSSVCAELAYRAIGDRLQPIYIDTGLMRKGETERIKHIFSHMNLDVVYAKDKFLAALKGITDPEEKRKAIGETFIRVFEEEARKLAADYLIQGTIYPDRIESEGGIKSHHNVGGLPSVMDFKKIVEPIEDLYKDEVREVAWALQLPDEICERMPFPGPGLAVRILGEVTEEKLEVVREANSIVEEELLDRFCPWQTFAAVLGKGTGVKGDIRAYGWIVAVRAVGSRDGMTAEALELPWDVLKKLESRITSEIPKVARVVYDITPKPPATIEFE, encoded by the coding sequence ATGGTAAAACCTGAAAAATTCATTCCAAAGGCTATTGAAAAAATTAGCAAGGAAATAAACGGCGGGAGAGCAATTATTGCACTTTCGGGCGGCGTGGACAGTTCTGTTTGTGCGGAACTGGCTTACAGGGCTATAGGCGACAGGCTGCAGCCGATCTATATTGATACGGGGCTTATGAGAAAAGGAGAAACCGAGAGAATAAAGCATATTTTCTCCCACATGAATCTGGATGTGGTATATGCAAAGGATAAGTTCCTTGCAGCCCTGAAAGGTATAACTGACCCTGAGGAGAAAAGAAAGGCTATAGGAGAGACCTTTATCCGGGTCTTTGAAGAAGAGGCAAGGAAACTTGCAGCCGATTATCTCATCCAGGGCACTATTTATCCTGACAGGATCGAGTCAGAAGGCGGAATAAAATCCCACCATAATGTTGGAGGGCTTCCAAGTGTAATGGACTTCAAGAAGATCGTTGAACCCATCGAAGATCTGTATAAAGATGAGGTTAGGGAAGTTGCCTGGGCACTCCAGTTACCTGATGAGATCTGTGAAAGGATGCCTTTCCCGGGACCTGGCCTGGCTGTAAGGATTCTTGGGGAAGTTACAGAGGAGAAACTTGAGGTTGTACGAGAAGCAAACTCTATAGTTGAAGAAGAACTTCTTGACAGGTTCTGTCCCTGGCAGACTTTCGCTGCTGTACTTGGCAAGGGAACAGGCGTAAAGGGAGATATCCGGGCTTACGGATGGATTGTAGCTGTAAGAGCCGTAGGCTCCAGAGACGGCATGACTGCAGAAGCGCTCGAACTCCCCTGGGATGTTCTCAAAAAGCTGGAGTCCAGAATCACCTCTGAAATCCCGAAAGTAGCCAGGGTGGTTTACGATATCACACCCAAGCCGCCTGCAACTATTGAGTTTGAATAA
- a CDS encoding cytochrome c biogenesis CcdA family protein: MKTSIFLIIAFLLLTALPLIVYADNTKPVTIIYLYDESCQRCTEAMPVVRQAVEEAREEGIYVDYQEIRVNSRKGIFYIDHYSLTEIPDLIIDNHTVIGPTNLGGEYGTVLSDIKNTIVSSYEYVSPVTVRTIAEKKYKIDSNVTVTVYISNRGNTAINASLSGGLTEGSKLVSGQFYWSGPLQPGAEEKVTYVLSGGNTSYMFPSAVYYEDDCGSHIITDNYVPVTIPVFSVPIAFASGIMAAFSPCIFAVMAYMATLAASGKKRHSLLINIIAFSAGLLFMYSLIGACFYRISVTMPSMYNLAKYLIIFSMLVIGSVMILKTLFHYELSLSDAEFRKLIALLKPYNKISMAGFSFAIGLGFGLIKMPCTGGPYLAILGMMTDQNSSFQDLYYLLAYNAGIVFPILGLGILLTTGLSARRLDAIRIRYRTFINITTGITLFILAAMLAFNIV; this comes from the coding sequence ATGAAGACATCTATATTTTTAATAATTGCTTTCTTACTTCTTACTGCGTTGCCTTTGATCGTTTATGCGGACAATACAAAACCGGTCACTATTATATATCTCTATGACGAAAGCTGTCAACGATGTACCGAAGCAATGCCAGTAGTCAGACAGGCCGTTGAAGAAGCCCGTGAAGAAGGCATATATGTCGATTACCAGGAAATCAGGGTAAATTCAAGAAAAGGAATATTTTATATCGATCATTATAGTCTGACAGAGATCCCGGACCTTATCATTGATAATCATACGGTCATTGGCCCAACAAATCTGGGAGGAGAATACGGAACAGTTCTAAGTGATATTAAGAATACAATAGTGTCTTCTTACGAGTATGTTTCTCCAGTGACTGTGCGTACAATTGCGGAAAAAAAGTATAAAATTGACAGTAACGTCACAGTAACCGTATATATATCCAACCGGGGTAACACAGCTATTAATGCCAGTCTTTCCGGAGGGTTAACAGAGGGCTCTAAATTAGTTTCAGGACAATTTTACTGGAGCGGCCCATTACAGCCGGGTGCTGAGGAGAAGGTCACATATGTGTTATCGGGAGGAAATACCTCTTACATGTTCCCTTCTGCCGTATACTATGAGGATGACTGCGGTAGTCATATTATCACAGACAATTATGTGCCCGTCACGATTCCGGTGTTCTCAGTTCCCATTGCATTTGCATCTGGAATCATGGCTGCGTTTTCCCCATGTATCTTCGCAGTTATGGCATATATGGCCACGCTGGCAGCCTCTGGTAAGAAACGACATTCGCTGCTGATTAACATAATAGCTTTTTCGGCAGGGCTGCTTTTTATGTATTCATTGATTGGTGCCTGCTTCTACAGGATTAGTGTAACCATGCCCTCAATGTATAATCTAGCCAAATATTTGATAATCTTCTCAATGCTCGTCATCGGTTCTGTCATGATACTCAAAACATTATTCCACTATGAACTCAGTCTCTCGGATGCAGAGTTCCGGAAATTAATTGCTCTGCTGAAACCTTATAACAAAATAAGCATGGCTGGCTTCAGCTTTGCAATAGGGTTAGGATTCGGCCTGATAAAAATGCCCTGCACCGGCGGGCCATATCTTGCAATACTTGGCATGATGACCGACCAGAATAGCTCATTTCAGGATTTATATTACCTTCTGGCATATAATGCAGGCATCGTGTTCCCGATATTAGGGCTTGGGATATTGCTCACCACCGGGCTTTCCGCCCGCAGACTAGATGCGATCAGAATACGATACCGGACATTTATAAATATCACAACTGGAATCACTCTTTTTATTCTGGCCGCAATGCTGGCATTTAACATAGTATGA
- a CDS encoding GNAT family N-acetyltransferase, with protein sequence MRIIDGIEKSFDKMLGKKDKIIYNLFYLIREGDNAFFATDDSTYIIGQGNELAPLWLWLKQIPNENVEKEICDIIKSRLVLNQNLQLNAYEEYAKKILDSISKETGLEYCVSMPLIAYACNQVISRDKISGQVVMPKEEHKEIMARFIIEMASDAEKITNEEINANGFANAMANSNRLFLWEDGGKIVSMAMIAHKTKEYARINTVFTEREQRGKGYAGMLLGKISEKLLDENIIPMLYADVRNPASNAAYQKIGFVKYGEVTEYVFSENRY encoded by the coding sequence ATGAGAATCATAGATGGAATAGAAAAAAGTTTTGATAAGATGTTAGGTAAAAAAGATAAAATTATTTATAACCTGTTCTATCTAATTCGTGAAGGGGATAACGCTTTTTTTGCTACAGATGATAGTACATATATAATTGGACAAGGCAACGAACTTGCTCCTTTGTGGTTGTGGTTAAAGCAAATACCAAACGAAAACGTAGAAAAAGAAATATGCGATATTATTAAAAGCAGACTGGTACTGAATCAAAACTTGCAATTGAACGCCTATGAAGAATATGCCAAGAAAATTCTGGACAGCATTTCTAAGGAAACGGGACTTGAGTATTGTGTTAGTATGCCATTGATTGCATATGCCTGTAATCAGGTAATAAGCAGAGATAAAATAAGCGGACAAGTCGTTATGCCTAAAGAGGAACATAAGGAAATAATGGCCAGGTTTATAATTGAAATGGCATCCGATGCAGAAAAAATTACTAATGAAGAAATTAATGCAAACGGCTTTGCCAATGCAATGGCAAATTCTAATAGATTATTTTTATGGGAAGATGGTGGTAAGATTGTTTCAATGGCAATGATTGCTCACAAAACAAAAGAATACGCAAGAATAAACACCGTATTCACAGAACGTGAACAGAGAGGAAAAGGATATGCTGGGATGCTTTTAGGTAAAATAAGTGAAAAACTATTAGATGAAAATATAATTCCTATGTTGTATGCAGATGTAAGGAATCCTGCTTCAAATGCTGCATATCAAAAGATAGGATTTGTAAAGTATGGTGAAGTAACAGAATATGTATTTAGTGAAAACAGATATTAA
- a CDS encoding RNA-guided endonuclease TnpB family protein, with amino-acid sequence MHLTKKIKINPTEEQVDVLWQLSEQCRCLYNFALAERKDAWKTEQRSVKYVEQQNQLPALKEKFPQYNMVYSKVLQSVLKKLDANYKSFFSLWKNGDKSARSPKFRSGKYFMTLVYNQSGFKINNGKLSFSHKVNEIPLSFEIGNAFDLLEIKQIEIYNDDPYKGRGKFFVSITYEEIPITEYIDNDLYQAIDLGITKIVTAVNTQGKFFEVKTPRADQYWNTKIDTIKSRRDHCKKGSRKWIRLHRTYRKMEAKKSNQIKDFQHKLSKTMIENTRANTVIVGDLNLKSMAQSKKVTGKRKRSQNRSTQNQGYLSRFTEFLTYKAELAGKKVIRIDESYTSKECCVCGKRHDMPLWERTMNCDCGNVIDRDRNSAINIMKRFLSQNALWTSYQKFSDNLRQTGLQMDTCITANIQMT; translated from the coding sequence ATGCATCTGACGAAGAAGATCAAGATAAATCCGACTGAAGAACAGGTAGATGTTCTTTGGCAACTATCTGAACAGTGCAGATGCCTCTATAATTTCGCTTTAGCTGAAAGAAAAGATGCGTGGAAAACTGAACAGAGAAGTGTAAAGTACGTAGAACAACAGAATCAACTTCCAGCACTAAAAGAAAAATTTCCTCAGTACAATATGGTGTATTCCAAAGTACTGCAATCGGTTCTGAAAAAACTTGATGCTAATTATAAATCATTCTTCTCGCTCTGGAAAAATGGTGATAAATCTGCAAGATCTCCAAAGTTCCGAAGTGGAAAATACTTCATGACTCTTGTTTACAATCAGAGTGGATTCAAAATCAATAATGGGAAACTCAGTTTCTCTCATAAAGTAAATGAAATTCCATTATCTTTTGAGATTGGAAATGCTTTTGATTTGTTGGAAATCAAGCAGATTGAAATCTACAATGATGACCCCTATAAGGGCAGAGGAAAATTCTTTGTATCCATAACATACGAAGAAATTCCAATCACAGAGTATATTGATAACGATTTGTATCAAGCAATAGACTTAGGAATTACAAAAATAGTGACAGCAGTAAATACTCAAGGTAAATTCTTTGAAGTTAAAACGCCTAGAGCAGATCAATACTGGAATACAAAAATAGATACAATCAAATCCAGAAGAGATCATTGTAAAAAAGGAAGCAGAAAATGGATAAGGTTGCACAGAACCTATCGGAAAATGGAAGCAAAGAAATCTAATCAGATCAAAGATTTTCAGCATAAACTTTCTAAAACCATGATCGAGAACACCAGAGCAAATACAGTAATCGTGGGTGATCTTAACTTAAAAAGTATGGCTCAATCAAAGAAAGTAACTGGAAAAAGAAAGCGTTCTCAGAACAGATCAACACAAAATCAAGGATATCTTTCCAGATTCACCGAATTCTTGACCTACAAAGCAGAGCTTGCAGGTAAAAAAGTAATAAGAATTGATGAAAGCTATACATCCAAAGAGTGTTGTGTTTGCGGAAAAAGGCACGATATGCCTCTTTGGGAAAGAACTATGAATTGTGATTGCGGAAACGTAATTGATAGAGATAGAAATAGTGCTATCAACATCATGAAGCGGTTCTTATCACAAAATGCTTTGTGGACAAGCTATCAGAAATTTTCTGATAATCTTCGACAAACAGGATTACAGATGGATACCTGCATCACTGCAAATATCCAAATGACGTAA
- the argB gene encoding acetylglutamate kinase, translated as MELKRENVLIEALPYMQEFYNSIMVIKVGGNAMVSSQIMEDIIKDVVLLRYVGIKPVIVHGGGPEITEKMERMGKKAEFFQGLRITDDETMEIARMVLVGNINTKIVSLIGVCGGKGIGLNGHDGRMILGHKQAAKKVVVDGVETEVDIGWVGECEVINPDVLHIVLENGYIPVISPIAVDAKGNALNINADIVAGDIAAALHAKKLILMTDVSGLLRNINDPESHISRVTLDEIDHLIAEGIIQGGMIPKLKGAAVAVQNGVDRAHIINGSVSHSMLLELFTDQGIGTMVCNLEKPKDRL; from the coding sequence GAAATGCAATGGTAAGCTCCCAAATCATGGAGGACATTATAAAAGATGTTGTGCTCCTGCGCTATGTGGGAATCAAACCCGTTATTGTGCACGGCGGTGGGCCTGAGATTACGGAAAAAATGGAGCGGATGGGCAAGAAAGCTGAGTTTTTCCAGGGCTTACGTATTACAGACGACGAGACAATGGAGATTGCCAGGATGGTGCTTGTCGGAAATATCAATACCAAAATTGTATCTCTTATTGGGGTTTGCGGAGGAAAAGGTATTGGGCTTAACGGTCACGATGGAAGAATGATCCTTGGTCATAAACAGGCTGCAAAGAAGGTAGTAGTTGACGGTGTTGAGACTGAGGTTGATATCGGCTGGGTCGGAGAGTGTGAGGTAATTAATCCTGATGTCCTCCATATCGTGCTTGAAAACGGATATATTCCGGTCATTTCTCCTATTGCTGTGGATGCTAAAGGCAATGCCCTGAACATTAACGCCGATATAGTGGCAGGTGATATTGCCGCAGCTTTGCATGCTAAAAAGCTAATTCTGATGACTGATGTCTCAGGGCTGCTTAGAAATATAAATGATCCCGAAAGCCACATATCTCGTGTAACTCTGGACGAAATCGATCACCTTATCGCTGAAGGCATCATACAGGGAGGTATGATCCCAAAACTCAAAGGCGCAGCAGTTGCAGTACAAAACGGGGTTGACAGAGCTCATATCATAAACGGAAGTGTTTCTCACTCCATGCTTCTTGAACTTTTTACTGATCAGGGAATCGGAACTATGGTTTGCAATTTGGAAAAGCCAAAAGATCGACTATAA
- a CDS encoding GNAT family N-acetyltransferase produces MNLLIRPVRLSDAQDINEMRRQEEVRAHTLALPTETVEFTEGFLRSMGSDDHILVSELEGKVVGMAGIHLLKSVRQRHSSFLGIMVRTEYQGQGIGKNLMEKILDLADNWLMLVRIELDVTADNEKAISLYQSFGFEIEGTKKYAIIKDGKYADLLMMARYHIPTQFK; encoded by the coding sequence ATGAATCTACTTATCAGGCCTGTCAGGTTAAGTGATGCTCAGGATATCAATGAGATGCGAAGGCAAGAGGAGGTTAGGGCACACACCCTTGCCCTTCCTACAGAAACTGTTGAGTTTACAGAAGGATTCCTGAGGAGTATGGGTAGTGATGACCATATACTGGTATCCGAACTTGAAGGAAAAGTTGTAGGAATGGCAGGGATACATCTTTTAAAGAGCGTCAGACAGAGACATTCATCTTTTCTTGGGATTATGGTAAGGACGGAATACCAGGGACAGGGTATTGGGAAAAACTTGATGGAAAAGATTCTTGACCTTGCAGATAACTGGCTTATGCTGGTAAGAATTGAGCTTGATGTTACTGCAGATAATGAAAAAGCTATCAGTCTTTACCAGTCTTTTGGCTTTGAAATCGAGGGGACGAAGAAGTACGCAATAATTAAGGATGGGAAGTATGCCGACCTTCTCATGATGGCCAGGTACCATATTCCCACTCAGTTCAAATAA
- a CDS encoding iron ABC transporter substrate-binding protein → MAKLIVFTFLIILISLPFAGCLSEKATLPATVPSTNDESSNITDMRGIQVKVPKNVTRAAVISDGFVECMMISLGVQDTIVSVGTTITTNSTCVIPSVKGENITYENGQNTMLYLDPSLNNTIRLTPQQYNVISYETLASSNPDVIILRVGDCSVGWDNRDTMNKTIETMEALGVPVIVLYSPTYYSNSDLSSIREEMRIIGQIFGKEKDALELADYIQSTEKMISDRTKDIPEASKPTVLYFGLSPNARKAGGSGHSWGVDTPESYTIEGIVHAKNAYRDTGTSKILNTEQVLTMNPDIILLATSWGYHPARELYEAPYYQNLKELSAIKNKKVYSMPWTPSNCARRLEYPIDLMITAKACYPEKFQDIKVHEWVLDFYKHVYHVDDETARGLRSVQWLDWMEEEDF, encoded by the coding sequence ATGGCTAAGTTGATAGTTTTTACGTTTCTAATTATACTCATTAGCTTGCCGTTTGCCGGATGTCTATCAGAAAAAGCCACTTTGCCAGCGACAGTTCCATCGACAAACGATGAATCCAGTAACATCACAGATATGAGAGGTATTCAGGTAAAAGTACCAAAAAATGTTACAAGAGCTGCCGTAATCAGTGACGGTTTCGTCGAATGCATGATGATCAGCCTGGGTGTCCAGGATACTATTGTGTCTGTTGGTACCACAATCACCACAAATAGTACATGCGTAATCCCGAGTGTTAAGGGAGAAAATATTACGTATGAGAATGGTCAAAACACGATGCTTTACCTGGATCCTTCATTAAATAATACAATCAGGTTGACACCCCAGCAGTACAACGTTATCAGTTACGAAACGCTTGCGAGTTCGAATCCGGATGTCATTATTCTCAGGGTTGGGGATTGTTCGGTTGGATGGGACAACCGTGATACCATGAATAAGACTATCGAAACAATGGAGGCACTTGGAGTCCCTGTGATAGTCCTCTATTCTCCTACATATTATTCGAATTCGGACCTTTCTTCTATAAGAGAAGAAATGAGAATTATCGGACAAATTTTTGGTAAAGAGAAGGACGCTCTTGAGTTAGCTGATTACATCCAGAGCACGGAGAAGATGATATCGGACAGGACAAAGGATATACCTGAGGCTAGCAAGCCTACGGTGTTGTACTTCGGTCTTTCGCCCAATGCCAGGAAAGCAGGAGGCTCAGGCCATTCGTGGGGTGTAGATACACCCGAATCATACACAATTGAAGGCATCGTACATGCGAAGAACGCTTACAGGGATACAGGCACTTCAAAAATACTGAACACTGAGCAGGTTCTGACCATGAACCCTGATATCATATTACTGGCTACCTCATGGGGATACCATCCTGCCAGGGAACTTTACGAAGCACCTTACTACCAGAATCTGAAAGAGCTAAGCGCGATTAAGAATAAAAAAGTTTATTCGATGCCATGGACACCCTCAAATTGCGCTCGACGCCTGGAATACCCCATTGACCTGATGATAACTGCGAAAGCATGTTACCCGGAGAAGTTCCAGGACATCAAAGTCCACGAATGGGTGTTGGACTTCTACAAACATGTCTACCATGTCGATGACGAAACCGCCAGGGGTCTCAGGTCAGTGCAATGGCTCGATTGGATGGAAGAGGAGGACTTTTGA
- a CDS encoding class I SAM-dependent methyltransferase — MMNNTIDYGEIWKTMREESKKTNFESDRFWTMEEAVKYDTQIKMNNWNFSRNLIQRIDFTPDSKVLDIGAGPGTLTIPLAGMVKHVTAVEPSDGMLYCLKENIKAKELNNVSWIQKKWEEVDLRDLDAPYDVVVASFSLAMPDIREAVIKMNNVSSKYVYLNWFAGMPSWEKTYAEAWQRVHGTPYNIHPQIDCIYKVLYDMGIYPNITVYPDYWELVYPRMEDAVTHYKRIVNATTAEHEEILKKYISETFSCENGAVRMKEKSYNAWLWWERS, encoded by the coding sequence ATGATGAATAACACAATCGACTACGGAGAGATCTGGAAAACGATGAGGGAAGAGAGCAAGAAGACGAACTTTGAGAGTGATAGGTTCTGGACAATGGAAGAGGCAGTTAAATATGACACTCAGATTAAGATGAACAATTGGAATTTTTCGAGAAACCTGATTCAGAGGATCGATTTCACACCTGATTCTAAAGTCCTGGATATCGGAGCTGGTCCCGGTACACTGACCATACCGCTCGCCGGCATGGTTAAGCACGTCACTGCCGTAGAACCCTCCGATGGTATGTTATACTGCCTTAAAGAGAACATCAAAGCAAAGGAGTTGAATAACGTTTCCTGGATCCAGAAGAAGTGGGAAGAAGTTGATCTCAGAGACCTGGACGCTCCTTACGATGTAGTTGTCGCTTCGTTTTCTTTGGCCATGCCGGACATAAGAGAGGCAGTAATTAAAATGAACAATGTGTCCTCTAAATATGTCTACTTGAACTGGTTCGCAGGTATGCCGTCTTGGGAAAAGACATATGCTGAAGCGTGGCAAAGGGTTCATGGTACCCCATATAACATTCATCCGCAGATCGACTGTATATATAAGGTTCTTTATGACATGGGGATATATCCAAATATCACCGTATATCCTGATTACTGGGAATTGGTCTACCCAAGAATGGAAGACGCAGTTACTCACTACAAGCGGATTGTCAATGCAACTACTGCCGAACATGAAGAAATACTAAAAAAATACATATCTGAGACTTTTTCCTGCGAGAATGGAGCTGTCAGGATGAAAGAAAAATCATACAATGCCTGGCTATGGTGGGAGAGGTCATAA
- a CDS encoding archaeosine biosynthesis radical SAM protein RaSEA — protein MTLNKEVLEIRQRIKVRPSPTNEPAASWTGVDLVNGTQVKTLTVIFKSAGCRWGKAGGCTMCGYVYDCASEPPTLEDYKAQLARAMKKAEKFPEFMVKIFTSGSFLDEQEVPSEARDTILKTLADDPKVVKVLAETRPNFVTEENVQECLKILKNKPFELAFGLETSSDRIRRDSINKGFTFRDFVRASEIAKKNGATVKAYLMLKPLFLSERQAIEDIVRSIDDAAPYADTVSINLCNVQKGTLVEALWEKGQYRPPWLWSIVEILQRAKATHPELPLMSDPVGAGSKRGPHNCKTCSSDVADSLRTFSLTQNPEDLSKADCECKELWRKVLELDDFTYGAPILD, from the coding sequence ATGACTCTGAACAAAGAAGTATTGGAAATCCGGCAGCGGATTAAAGTTAGACCTTCTCCTACCAATGAACCTGCAGCAAGCTGGACAGGAGTCGACCTGGTAAATGGAACTCAGGTGAAGACTTTAACTGTGATCTTCAAGAGCGCAGGGTGCCGCTGGGGAAAAGCGGGAGGGTGTACTATGTGCGGTTATGTCTATGACTGTGCAAGTGAACCTCCAACTCTGGAGGACTACAAGGCCCAGCTTGCAAGAGCAATGAAGAAAGCTGAAAAATTCCCTGAGTTTATGGTCAAAATTTTCACCTCAGGCAGTTTTCTTGACGAGCAGGAGGTTCCTTCTGAGGCAAGGGACACAATCCTCAAAACTCTTGCAGACGATCCGAAGGTAGTTAAGGTACTTGCGGAAACCCGCCCTAACTTCGTAACCGAAGAGAATGTGCAAGAGTGTCTCAAGATCTTGAAAAACAAACCCTTTGAGCTGGCTTTCGGACTGGAGACAAGCTCTGACAGGATCCGTAGAGACTCTATTAATAAAGGTTTTACCTTCAGGGACTTTGTCCGTGCCTCAGAAATCGCAAAAAAAAATGGGGCAACCGTTAAAGCCTATCTGATGCTAAAACCTCTCTTTCTCTCCGAACGTCAGGCAATTGAGGATATCGTCCGTTCCATAGATGATGCAGCCCCTTACGCTGACACAGTATCGATCAACCTCTGCAATGTCCAGAAAGGCACCCTTGTCGAAGCTCTCTGGGAAAAAGGACAGTATCGCCCTCCCTGGCTCTGGAGCATTGTAGAAATCCTGCAAAGAGCAAAAGCCACCCATCCTGAACTTCCTCTTATGTCCGATCCGGTGGGTGCAGGCTCAAAACGCGGTCCTCACAACTGTAAAACCTGCAGCTCGGATGTTGCAGACTCTCTCAGGACTTTCTCACTTACTCAGAATCCTGAAGACCTCAGCAAAGCAGACTGTGAATGCAAAGAACTCTGGAGGAAAGTCCTGGAACTTGACGACTTTACCTATGGAGCACCCATTTTAGACTAA